From the Montipora capricornis isolate CH-2021 chromosome 2, ASM3666992v2, whole genome shotgun sequence genome, one window contains:
- the LOC138032095 gene encoding MFS-type transporter SLC18B1-like has protein sequence MPEDITTHGVLSGIFNATASMGAFLGPTVSGLTENYLSFEWSTVVLAGILGLQAIVLALFTIFDKGRKRIRTYSVGKRKRPVEKESIIQA, from the exons ATGCCTGAAGACATAACTACTCATGGAGTCCTTTCGGGAATTTTTAATGCCACTGCAAGTATGGG TGCATTTCTAGGGCCCACTGTCAGTGGTCTGACAGAGAATTACTTGTCCTTTGAATGGTCCACAGTG GTATTAGCTGGGATTCTCGGATTGCAG GCTATTGTCCTTGCTTTATTTACGATATTTGACAAAGGACGAAAAAG AATTAGGACGTACAGCGTTGGGAAAAGGAAGAGGCCCGTCGAAAAGGAGAGTATTATACAG GCGTAA